The Juglans microcarpa x Juglans regia isolate MS1-56 chromosome 2S, Jm3101_v1.0, whole genome shotgun sequence genome has a window encoding:
- the LOC121252608 gene encoding SEED MATURATION PROTEIN 1: protein MAKSKDDIKHGTAQARLNEDEAVRVSYKHGTPLEGGKIADSEPVDFFPSSRTISKATPAPNQCDSTNQPQQDRGPGHAADSAGNTKDSTTINTSGNMSKKTPPTLQHG from the coding sequence ATGGCAAAGAGCAAGGACGATATCAAGCATGGGACTGCGCAGGCGAGGCTGAACGAAGATGAAGCCGTGAGGGTGAGTTACAAGCACGGCACTCCACTTGAAGGTGGGAAGATTGCAGACTCTGAACCTGTTGATTTCTTTCCCAGCTCCCGAACTATCTCCAAGGCCACTCCTGCTCCTAATCAATGTGATTCTACCAACCAACCTCAGCAAGATCGTGGCCCTGGACATGCAGCAGACAGTGCAGGAAATACCAAGGATTCCACCACCATCAACACCAGTGGAAACATGTCTAAAAAGACACCGCCTACACTTCAACATGGATGA
- the LOC121252602 gene encoding elongation factor 1-gamma-like isoform X1, translated as MALVLHSGSTNKNAYKALIVAEYIGVDVQLVKNFEMGVSNKTPEFIKMNPIGKVPVLETPGGPVFESNAIARYVARLKADNPLFGASLIEYAHIEQWIDFASLEIDANILHWFIPRIGFAVYLPPAEEAAISALKRALDALNTHLASNTYLVGHSVTLADIVMICNLVLGFNRILTKSFTSEFPHVERYFWTMVNQPNFRKILGEVRQTESIPPVQSAKKPSQPKEPAKPKSKAELKKEVKKDLVPPKVEGSGEEEEAPKPKAKNPLDLLPPSKMILDEWKRLYSNTKTNFREVAVKGFWDMYDPEGYSLWFCDYKYNDENTVSFVTLNKVSGFLQRMDLARKYAFGKMLVIGSEPPFKVKGLWLFRGQEVPQFVIDECYDMELYEWKKVDINDEAEKERVNQMIEDYEPFEGEALLDAKCFK; from the exons ATGGCTTTG GTCCTGCATTCGGGGAGCACAAATAAGAATGCTTACAAGGCACTTATCGTGGCTGAGTATATTGGAGTTGATGTTCAGTTGGTGAAGAATTTTGAGATGGGGGTTTCAAACAAAACTCCTGAGTTTATCAAGATGAACCCAATTGGAAAG GTTCCTGTGCTGGAGACACCCGGTGGTCCTGTATTTGAGAGTAATGCCATTGCACGCTATG TTGCACGTTTGAAGGCTGATAATCCTCTCTTTGGTGCTTCATTGATTGAATAT GCTCATATTGAGCAATGGATTGATTTTGCATCATTGGAAATTGATGCCAATATTTTGCACTGGTTCATACCACGAATTGGTTTTGCTGTTTACCTTCCACCG GCTGAAGAAGCTGCCATTTCTGCACTGAAGAGAGCTTTAGATGCCTTAAATACACACCTTGCTTCCAACACTTACCTTGTCGGACATTCTGTGACATTGGCTGATATCGTTATGATTTGTAACTTGGTTCTTGGATTTAACCGGATCTTGACCAAGAGTTTTACCTCTGAATTCCCTCATGTAGAGAGATACTTCTGGACCATGGTTAATCAGCCCAATTTCCGAAAGATATTGGGTGAGGTGAGGCAAACTGAATCCATCCCACCTGTTCAGTCTGCAAAGAAGCCTTCACAGCCAAAAGAACCTGCTAAACCTAAGTCAAAAGCTGAACTAAAGAAAGAGGTCAAGAAAGATCTAGTACCGCCTAAAGTAGAAGGGTCTGGTGAGGAGGAAGAGGCACCCAAACCCAAAGCAAAGAATCCTCTTGATCTTTTGCCTCCTAGTAAGATGATTCTGGATGAGTGGAAAAGACTTTACTCAAACACAAAGACTAACTTCCGTGAGGTTGCAGTTAAAG GGTTTTGGGACATGTATGATCCTGAGGGATACTCCTTATGGTTCTGTGATTACAAGTATAATGACGAGAATACGGTTTCCTTTGTAACTTTGAACAAGGTGAGTGGTTTCCTGCAACGCATGGATTTGGCTCGTAAGTATGCATTTGGAAAGATGCTGGTTATTGGCTCAGAGCCACCATTCAAGGTGAAGGGCTTGTGGCTTTTCCGTGGACAAGAAGTTCCTCAGTTCGTTATTGATGAGTGCTATGATATGGAGCTGTACGAATGGAAGAAGGTTGACATTAATGATGAAGCAGAGAAGGAGCGCGTCAATCAAATGATTGAAGATTATGAGCCGTTTGAGGGGGAGGCTTTGTTGGATGCCAAGTGCTTCAAGTGA
- the LOC121252606 gene encoding putative methylesterase 14, chloroplastic, with protein sequence MGNRFICMTKKGANENGSRSKRMGRSQRKMISEEEFLHRQALSMALHQHQLSQRFEGSMSRRIGSTSFRRRNLPDDPLSNEKQAPDFLQKIKTKKFILIHGEGFGAWCWYKNIALLEESGLFPTAFDLTGSGIDLTDTNSVATLAGYSKPLIDYLQSLPEDEKVILVGHSSGGACISYALERFPQKISKAIFLCATMVSNGQRPFDVFAEELGSAEHFIKESKFLIYGNGKDKPPTGFMFEKEQMKGLYFNQSPAKDVALAMVSMRPIPLGPIMEKLSLTPENYGSGRRFYIQTLDDRALSPDVQEKLVRENPPEGVFKIKGSDHSPFLSKPQSLHKILIEIAQIP encoded by the exons ATGGGTAATCGGTTTATTTGCATGACAAAGAAGGGGGCCAACGAAAATGGTTCCAGGAGCAAGAGAATGGGACGGTctcaaaggaaaatgatatctGAAGAGGAGTTCTTGCACAGGCAGGCTTTGTCTATGGCTCTTCATCAGCACCAGTTGTCTCAGAGGTTCGAAGGATCCATGTCGCGACGAATCGGGTCCACGAGCTTCAGGAGACGCAATCTCCCTGATGACCCGCTCTCTAATGAAAAACAA GCTCCGGATTTTCTGCAAAAAATtaagacaaaaaaatttattctaattCATGGAGAAGGGTTTGGAGCATGGTGTTGGTACAAGAACATTGCTCTGCTGGAGGAGTCAGGTCTGTTTCCTACTGCCTTTGATCTCACGGGTTCTGGTATTGATTTGACTGATACAAATAGCGTTGCTACACTGGCGGGGTATTCAAAGCCATTGATTGATTATCTACAGAGCCTTCCAGAGGATGAAAAG GTCATTCTGGTCGGTCATAGCAGCGGAGGTGCATGCATTTCTTATGCATTGGAACGTTTTCCACAGAAGATATCAAAAGCAATCTTCCTTTGTGCTACAATGGTATCCAATGGCCAGAGGCCTTTTGATGTGTTCGCTGAAGAG CTCGGTTCTGCAGAACATTTCATTAAAGAATCAAAGTTTTTGATTTACGGGAACGGAAAAGACAAACCTCCCACGGGATTCATGTTTGAGAAAGAGCAAATGAAAGGATTATATTTCAATCAGTCCCCAGCGAAG GATGTTGCTTTGGCCATGGTATCCATGAGACCCATCCCACTCGGTCCAATCATGGAGAAGCTATCATTAACCCCTGAAAATTATGGAAGTGGACGGAGATTCTACATACAGACACTGGATGATCGTGCACTTTCACCAGATGTCCAAGAGAAGCTTGTGAGGGAAAACCCACCCGAAGGAGTTTTCAAGATTAAAGGCAGTGACCACTCTCCCTTCCTCTCAAAGCCACAATCCCTGCACAAAATTTTGATTGAAATTGCTCAAATTCCGTAG
- the LOC121252601 gene encoding uncharacterized protein LOC121252601, with translation MQKFSLPFISPSSSNNLLSLPLRNHTSKTLRFRTTTSIVNHLIPMPAPPTMDALPNPNSTSFSALTASLSTKSFPTSTTLSSISFAAAKPRNYCLICRCEIDNKTHFRARSGSGAAWMHAGSDVSGLMGSEKLSESADGLEAEKESEKKSSRLSTDGGSRRHMGSTALIIGNPDLLTIPGVGPRNLIKLVEKGIGGVAELKQLYRDKFFGKSSQKMVEFLQSCVGIIHRNHAESITMYIKESVDEELKGDSSNSDVKQVQKKRITFCVEGNISVGKTTFLKRIANETLELRDLVEIVPEPINKWQDVGPDHFNILDAFYAEPQRYAYTFQNYVFVTRVMQERESSGGIKPLRLMERSVFSDRMVFVRAVHEANWMNEMEISIYDSWFDPVVSCLPGLIPDGFIYLRASPDTCHKRMQLRKRTEEGGVSLEYLHDLHEKHESWLFPFQSGNHGVLSVSKLPLHMDSTLHPDIRDRVFYLEGDHMHSSIQKVPALILDCEPNIDFSRDIEAKRQYARQVAEFFEFVKKKKEVPSMEAGEGDTSCRPQVMLPHNGELWVPAGKHFPESAFKSLDFRRAMSFMSG, from the exons ATGCAGAAGTTCTCATTGCCCTTCATAAGTCCTAGCAGTAGCAACAACTTGTTGTCTCTTCCCCTCAGAAACCACACTTCCAAAACCCTACGCTTCAGAACCACCACCTCCATTGTAAACCATCTTATCCCAATGCCAGCGCCACCGACCATGGACGCTTTACCCAACCCCAACTCCACTTCCTTCTCGGCCCTCACTGCCTCTCTTTCCACCAAGTCTTTCCCCACCAGCACCACCCTCTCCTCTATTTCCTTCGCCGCCGCCAAGCCCAGAAATTATTGTCTTATTTGCCGCTGCGAAATCGATAACAAAACGCACTTCCGGGCAAGGAGCGGATCCGGGGCAGCCTGGATGCACGCTGGTTCTGATGTGTCGGGTTTGATGGGATCCGAGAAGTTATCCGAGAGTGCTGATGGCTTGGAGGCCGAGAAGGAGTCGGAGAAGAAGTCATCGAGGTTGAGTACTGATGGCGGTAGTAGGAGGCATATGGGCTCGACGGCGTTGATTATAGGTAATCCGGATTTGTTGACGATTCCTGGCGTGGGGCCGAGGAATTTAATCAAGCTGGTGGAGAAGGGCATTGGGGGAGTTGCTGAGCTCAAGCAATTGTACAGGGACAAG TTCTTCGGCAAATCTAGTCAGAAGATGGTTGAGTTCCTGCAGAGCTGTGTAGGAATAATACATAGAAACCATGCGGAGAGTATAACTATGTACATCAAAGAAAGTGTTGATGAAGAGTTGAAAGGGGACAGTTCAAACTCAGATGTGAAGCAGGTACAGAAGAAACGAATTACTTTCTGTGTTGAGGGAAATATCAGTGTTGGAAAGACAACTTTCCTTAAGAGAATAGCTAACGAAACCCTTGAGCTGCGTGATCTTGTTGAGATTGTTCCAGAACCCATTAACAAGTGGCAGGATGTTGGACCCGACCactttaacatattggatgctTTTTATGCTGAGCCACAAAGGTATGCTTATACCTTCCAGAACTATGTTTTTGTTACGAGGgttatgcaagagagagagtcATCTGGTGGTATCAAGCCCCTCAGATTGATGGAAAGGAGCGTTTTCAGTGACAGAATG GTCTTTGTACGAGCTGTTCATGAAGCAAATTGGATGAATGAGATGGAGATCAGTATCTATGACTCGTGGTTTGATCCAGTGGTATCATGCTTGCCTGGGCTTATTCCTGATGGGTTCATCTATCTTAGAGCGAGTCCTGATACTTGCCACAAGCGAATGCAGCTTAGAAAAAGAACAGAGGAGGGTGGGGTCTCCCTAGAGTATCTCCACGACTTGCATGAAAAACATGAGAGCTGGCTTTTCCCATTCCAAAGTGGAAATCATGGTGTACTATCTGTCAGTAAGCTACCCTTGCATATGGACAGCACTTTACATCCTGACATAAGGGACCGTGTGTTCTATTTGGAGGGTGATCATATGCACTCAAGTATCCAGAAG GTTCCTGCTTTGATTCTTGACTGTGAACCCAACATTGATTTCAGCAGAGACATTGAAGCAAAGAGACA GTATGCACGCCAGGTCGCggagttttttgaatttgtgaagaaaaagaaagaagtccCATCTATGGAAGCTGGTGAAGGTGACACTAGTTGCCGGCCACAGGTGATGCTGCCCCATAATGGTGAGCTATGGGTACCTGCTGGGAAGCATTTCCCAGAGTCAGCCTTCAAGTCTTTGGATTTCAGACGAGCCATGTCATTCATGTCAGGCTAG
- the LOC121252602 gene encoding elongation factor 1-gamma-like isoform X2, whose product MGVSNKTPEFIKMNPIGKVPVLETPGGPVFESNAIARYVARLKADNPLFGASLIEYAHIEQWIDFASLEIDANILHWFIPRIGFAVYLPPAEEAAISALKRALDALNTHLASNTYLVGHSVTLADIVMICNLVLGFNRILTKSFTSEFPHVERYFWTMVNQPNFRKILGEVRQTESIPPVQSAKKPSQPKEPAKPKSKAELKKEVKKDLVPPKVEGSGEEEEAPKPKAKNPLDLLPPSKMILDEWKRLYSNTKTNFREVAVKGFWDMYDPEGYSLWFCDYKYNDENTVSFVTLNKVSGFLQRMDLARKYAFGKMLVIGSEPPFKVKGLWLFRGQEVPQFVIDECYDMELYEWKKVDINDEAEKERVNQMIEDYEPFEGEALLDAKCFK is encoded by the exons GTTCCTGTGCTGGAGACACCCGGTGGTCCTGTATTTGAGAGTAATGCCATTGCACGCTATG TTGCACGTTTGAAGGCTGATAATCCTCTCTTTGGTGCTTCATTGATTGAATAT GCTCATATTGAGCAATGGATTGATTTTGCATCATTGGAAATTGATGCCAATATTTTGCACTGGTTCATACCACGAATTGGTTTTGCTGTTTACCTTCCACCG GCTGAAGAAGCTGCCATTTCTGCACTGAAGAGAGCTTTAGATGCCTTAAATACACACCTTGCTTCCAACACTTACCTTGTCGGACATTCTGTGACATTGGCTGATATCGTTATGATTTGTAACTTGGTTCTTGGATTTAACCGGATCTTGACCAAGAGTTTTACCTCTGAATTCCCTCATGTAGAGAGATACTTCTGGACCATGGTTAATCAGCCCAATTTCCGAAAGATATTGGGTGAGGTGAGGCAAACTGAATCCATCCCACCTGTTCAGTCTGCAAAGAAGCCTTCACAGCCAAAAGAACCTGCTAAACCTAAGTCAAAAGCTGAACTAAAGAAAGAGGTCAAGAAAGATCTAGTACCGCCTAAAGTAGAAGGGTCTGGTGAGGAGGAAGAGGCACCCAAACCCAAAGCAAAGAATCCTCTTGATCTTTTGCCTCCTAGTAAGATGATTCTGGATGAGTGGAAAAGACTTTACTCAAACACAAAGACTAACTTCCGTGAGGTTGCAGTTAAAG GGTTTTGGGACATGTATGATCCTGAGGGATACTCCTTATGGTTCTGTGATTACAAGTATAATGACGAGAATACGGTTTCCTTTGTAACTTTGAACAAGGTGAGTGGTTTCCTGCAACGCATGGATTTGGCTCGTAAGTATGCATTTGGAAAGATGCTGGTTATTGGCTCAGAGCCACCATTCAAGGTGAAGGGCTTGTGGCTTTTCCGTGGACAAGAAGTTCCTCAGTTCGTTATTGATGAGTGCTATGATATGGAGCTGTACGAATGGAAGAAGGTTGACATTAATGATGAAGCAGAGAAGGAGCGCGTCAATCAAATGATTGAAGATTATGAGCCGTTTGAGGGGGAGGCTTTGTTGGATGCCAAGTGCTTCAAGTGA
- the LOC121252602 gene encoding elongation factor 1-gamma-like isoform X3 yields MNPIGKVPVLETPGGPVFESNAIARYVARLKADNPLFGASLIEYAHIEQWIDFASLEIDANILHWFIPRIGFAVYLPPAEEAAISALKRALDALNTHLASNTYLVGHSVTLADIVMICNLVLGFNRILTKSFTSEFPHVERYFWTMVNQPNFRKILGEVRQTESIPPVQSAKKPSQPKEPAKPKSKAELKKEVKKDLVPPKVEGSGEEEEAPKPKAKNPLDLLPPSKMILDEWKRLYSNTKTNFREVAVKGFWDMYDPEGYSLWFCDYKYNDENTVSFVTLNKVSGFLQRMDLARKYAFGKMLVIGSEPPFKVKGLWLFRGQEVPQFVIDECYDMELYEWKKVDINDEAEKERVNQMIEDYEPFEGEALLDAKCFK; encoded by the exons GTTCCTGTGCTGGAGACACCCGGTGGTCCTGTATTTGAGAGTAATGCCATTGCACGCTATG TTGCACGTTTGAAGGCTGATAATCCTCTCTTTGGTGCTTCATTGATTGAATAT GCTCATATTGAGCAATGGATTGATTTTGCATCATTGGAAATTGATGCCAATATTTTGCACTGGTTCATACCACGAATTGGTTTTGCTGTTTACCTTCCACCG GCTGAAGAAGCTGCCATTTCTGCACTGAAGAGAGCTTTAGATGCCTTAAATACACACCTTGCTTCCAACACTTACCTTGTCGGACATTCTGTGACATTGGCTGATATCGTTATGATTTGTAACTTGGTTCTTGGATTTAACCGGATCTTGACCAAGAGTTTTACCTCTGAATTCCCTCATGTAGAGAGATACTTCTGGACCATGGTTAATCAGCCCAATTTCCGAAAGATATTGGGTGAGGTGAGGCAAACTGAATCCATCCCACCTGTTCAGTCTGCAAAGAAGCCTTCACAGCCAAAAGAACCTGCTAAACCTAAGTCAAAAGCTGAACTAAAGAAAGAGGTCAAGAAAGATCTAGTACCGCCTAAAGTAGAAGGGTCTGGTGAGGAGGAAGAGGCACCCAAACCCAAAGCAAAGAATCCTCTTGATCTTTTGCCTCCTAGTAAGATGATTCTGGATGAGTGGAAAAGACTTTACTCAAACACAAAGACTAACTTCCGTGAGGTTGCAGTTAAAG GGTTTTGGGACATGTATGATCCTGAGGGATACTCCTTATGGTTCTGTGATTACAAGTATAATGACGAGAATACGGTTTCCTTTGTAACTTTGAACAAGGTGAGTGGTTTCCTGCAACGCATGGATTTGGCTCGTAAGTATGCATTTGGAAAGATGCTGGTTATTGGCTCAGAGCCACCATTCAAGGTGAAGGGCTTGTGGCTTTTCCGTGGACAAGAAGTTCCTCAGTTCGTTATTGATGAGTGCTATGATATGGAGCTGTACGAATGGAAGAAGGTTGACATTAATGATGAAGCAGAGAAGGAGCGCGTCAATCAAATGATTGAAGATTATGAGCCGTTTGAGGGGGAGGCTTTGTTGGATGCCAAGTGCTTCAAGTGA
- the LOC121252607 gene encoding immune-associated nucleotide-binding protein 9-like, translating to MGGSMIDDEWELTFPSNGVRTVVLVGRTGNGKSATGNSILGRRAFKSKASSSGVTSSSEMQRTVLRDGQIINVIDTPGLFDFSAGPEFVGREIVKCIDLAKDGIHAVLVVFSVRTRFSQEEEAALRGLQTLFGSRIVDYMIMVFTGGDELEDNDETLEDYLGRGCPEPLKEILALCKNRLVLFDNKTKDESKKIEQVQQLLSLVNIVIAQNEGQPYTDELFSELKEGSNKLRSQQEQVDSLKGYSKREISEFKEQIERSYEEQLKRITEMVELKLRETTTRLEQQLAEEQAARLKAEELVHEAQLKSSEEIRRLREHLEKAEEELRKHSENRCTIL from the exons ATGGGCGGAAGTATGATAGATGACGAATGGGAGCTTACCTTTCCATCTAATGGGGTCCGAACGGTGGTTTTAGTTGGACGTACTGGGAACGGGAAAAGTGCAACAGGGAACAGCATTCTTGGGAGAAGGGCCTTCAAGTCGAAGGCAAGCTCTTCTGGCGTCACAAGCTCTTCTGAAATGCAGAGAACTGTACTGAGAGATGGGCAGATTATTAATGTCATTGACACTCCTG GGCTATTTGATTTCTCTGCTGGACCTGAATTTGTTGGCCGAGAAATAGTGAAATGTATTGACTTGGCGAAGGATGGTATCCATGCAGTTCTTGTAGTTTTTTCAGTTAGGACCCGCTTTTCACAAGAAGAGGAAGCCGCACTTCGTGGCTTGCAGACATTATTTGGAAGCAGAATTGTTGACTATATGATTATGGTCTTCACTGGGGGGGATGAGCTTGAAGACAATGATGAAACATTGGAAGATTATTTGGGCCGTGGGTGCCCGGAGCCACTAAAG GAAATCCTTGCTTTGTGTAAAAATCGGCTTGTGCTATTTGATAACAAGACCAAGGATGAAAGTAAGAAGATTGAACAGGTTCAGCAACTTCTCTCCCTTGTAAACATAGTCATCGCACAGAACGAAGGTCAACCATATACCGATGAGTTATTTTCTGAACTGAAG GAGGGGTCAAATAAACTCCGCAGTCAACAAGAGCAAGTTGATTCCCTGAAAGGTTACTCTAAACGAGAAATATCAGAGTTTAAGGAACAGATAGAACGTTCATATGAAGAGCAGCTCAAACGAATCACTGAGATG GTTGAGTTGAAGCTAAGAGAGACAACTACGAGGCTGGAACAACAATTGGCAGAAGAGCAAGCTGCTCGACTGAAGGCTGAAGAGCTAGTACATGAAGCTCAACTGAAATCCAGTGAAGAAATTCGTAGGCTCAGAGAGCATCTAGAAAAAGCAGAGGAGGAGCTTCGTAAGCACAGTGAAAATCGATGTACCATTCTGTGA